TCATGAGCATTTCATCGCGACAAAGTTCGACATACACCTTTGCCTTGGCATCAAGAGTGGATGTGCCCATGAACATAAACTTGAGTGCCTTCTCCTCGATTATCTTCATCTTCTCGGCCGCCGCTTTTCTCTCCTCAAGCTCAACCTTTCTCTCCTCGGCCGCCGCCCTCCGTCGCTCGGCTTCACTCCTCTCCTCAATTTCTTTGAGCTTCAACAATTTTTTTCTTCTGCATACTCTTTCCTCGCCATGACAACGGCATCAAATCCATCCTTCATATCATTGTCTCCGACCTTGGGCCCCTTCACTTTATTAGTTCCATCAGGCCTATATGATTTAGTCGCCAAGTGATGAGTGGGGCTCCTTCTCTCCTCACCCGGGGCATCATCTTCATCCTCCACCACCACACTTTTCTTCTTCGAAGCATCAAAAACTTCTCatgaaagcttcatcatcatttGAATAATCATCATTTGTCACATTTGTGGCGCGCATGAAAGCTTCATCATCGAGACTACAAATGGACGTATACACAATCAACTACACATTCCATTGGAATCGACAATTGGAACAACAAAGAAATGCACAAGATTTTTTTACCTTTGCGACATATAATCGAACATGGATGCGGTTGTCGTCAGCGTGGACACATCTTCCTCCATGGccgccggcggcggaggaggaggtggatgaGGAGCACCGTGGCCGGATGAGGATGGCATGGTCGCCGGCGGCTATGAATCGCCCGCCAAAGCCGCGTCCGGCTTTGAGATTTTTGCCGGCCGACCATGGTTCCCGCCGGGTTGCGGCCCCGCGTCGCCGGCCGCCTGACGCCTCCACCGCAAAGCTTGGCGGCCCCTTTCTTCTTTGCAGCCTCCGGCGCGAGGGCGACCGGCCGGGATGGGGCAAATtggcgcggcggcggcaaggaggcggaggcggccgcATTGGGGATAGTTGTCGCGGAGGCGGCGGCCGTGGCGAGGTGGGTCAGGGCACCGGCGGCGGAGTCAGAGAAGGCGGCGGGGTCATCGGCGTCGGCGGGCGGGCGAGAGTCGGGCGGCGGCTGGTCGTGCGGAAGGGGAAAGAAGTGGTAGTTGGGTGTTTGGCGGGCGGACGCGTTTTTACATCTCCTGTAGGTGGAGATACAAATTTGCACTGCAAGGTGTTGTAGTTTATATCTCCGGCCGGGAGGTGGAGATGTAATATTTTGGCATCTACGCCATCTGTTGGAGCAGCGTTTTGGGGCCTTGGAGATGCAAAAGGTTGTTATTTTTACATCTACATCTTATATTGGAGATGCTCCTATCTAGTGTAGTTTTGTTTAATGGAAAATGAAAAAAACAGATTTAGGAGAAAAAAGAGTTGACGAGGCAGCTTCACCTGAAAACGGCCATCCCATCAAAAACTGGCTATCCCCTTCTCCGAgtcggcaaatttgacaaatttaacctatagacgaaatcaaatcacagaatgaactatccgtgaaactatttcacgcggctgacctttttgtgtgacgcccgacacgaaggcgccacactacactgtgcaacgcctcacagataggcgctacacggccagcgtcgcacccgtgtgatcagaaaattactaagtcagtgtgcaacgcctgagagctaggcgccacactactagctcctaggcgttgcactagtgcagcgcctagctcccaggcgttgcactagtgcagcgcctgagagctaggcgccatgGGTCAGCTGCGAAATAATTTTacggacagttcattctgtgatttgatttcgtctataggtcaaatttgtcatgAGAGCTAGGCGCCATGGGTCAGCCGCGAAATAATTTTacggacagttcattctgtgatttgatttcgtctataggtcaaatttgtcaaatttgccctCCGAGTCCCCAATCCTGAAGGcacccagccgccgccgccgcaaccctACCAATTCCAGCCGCCACCCCTTCGGAGAACCATAGCCAGCGCTCGCGGCGGACACACGGCATGGCGGAGCCGATGTCCAGACTCACCAACGACCTAATCGCGGAGATCCTGTCTCGCGTGCCCTACAAATCACTCTGCATCTGCAAGTGCGTCTGCCCGGCCTGGCGCGGCATCATCGCCGACCCCGCCAACCGGAACAAGATGGCGCAGACCCTGGCCGGCTTCTTCTACCGCATCAACGACGAAGCCACGGCCGAGCCCCGCGGCTTCGACGGCGTCAAGTACGCGGATGTGTCTGCCTTCCCGTGGTCGCGCCTTCCACTGCCGCCTGACAGCGTGGACTCTTTCCTCTCCCTCGAGGATTCATGCGATGGATTGTTTCTTATCAGCATTCACATGGGCGCCCTTGCTGGAAATTTTCGCTACATGGTCTCCAATCCAGCTACCAGTGAGTACGCTCTGCTGCCTCACTCTGGCTACGCCGGCGACTGCTGTCGGCCTTACCTAGGTTTCGACAGTGATGTGTCCACTCAAGAGTTCCATGTGTTCCAGTTTGAACTGGAAAAATGGGTTGCGAGTGGAGTGAAGATCTACTCTTCAAAAACTGGTGCGTGGGTGTCAATGAAAATCCAATGGGGCATCCAAGTTGGCTTTTGCTGGCGTCAGCCGGGAGTTTTCCATAAGGGGTGTCTGCACTTGCTCGTACGTCAGCTTGGGTTGGCAAAAAAGAAGTTTGTGTTAGCAATAGTTGATGCAGAAGGGCTAAAATGGAGAATCATCCCGCTGCAAGATCTGCTGATCCGAGTTTCTCGGGTTTTGTCGGAAAGTCTGCCGGACACCTATTTTATATCGACACCGACGGTATTGAAGGACACAGCTTCAAAGCATTTTCGACTATATTAGTTCATGTTCTTGGTGTTGAGATTTATCAGCGGGATGTTACTGATCTAGATGACAAATGCATGCATTGGAAATTGTTGCACAAGCCTTCAGTTGTAGTGGATCCAAAGAGGATGTTTCTGCTCGGCTTCGACCTCCAAGTCATTGGAGTACACCCACATGCTAATATAATCTTCTTTGTAACTCATCAGAACAATGAACTGATTGCGTACGATCTGGATCATCAGAACAGCACAGTTGTATGTCACATTGAGCCTAACTACCAGAGGTTTAGTCCTTTTTTCTCATATGTGCCATTGTTGTCCCGCCTACCACTGCATGGAGGAATAAGACCGGCAACTCCAAATTGATGGATGTTCTGCTGATTAACTGTTGAGCAGTCATCGGTAAGGTGCCCCTTTGCGTTCTTAAGAGTAATCTTTCTTCACAAAGATTCAAATAGAGATATTGTTGTTTTGGAAAATGCCAACTTCAGTTTTCAGTTTGATCCGTGCTCTTTTTCATATATAGCACCGTCTCTGGTTGCATGCTTCCCTTATGGACGTGTTGGCATGGGTTGCAGTATGTTGACTATATCTTTTGATGTGCAACAAGTAGAGTTGTATGAGACACATTAGTGTTTCCTCTTTTGATTTTTGTGACGTTTTACTTGTTTAGCTAAGCAAAAATTGTTTATGTTCTGCTATTTGCGCATAGAATCTGCATTGCTCGGTTCTATCTAGGTGTTGGCACTGCTAAGATTTAATTGGTCTCTTGTTTTTCCTggtttcatgcatatgtaaagtTTGCATACGTGTGCAGCTAGCATTTAATGTTATTATGATAGTTCAGATGGTTGAGAAATGTATGGTGATGACACGTCATCCTAGCTTGTTTATATTCAGTGTCAGAAAATTATCATATTCTCCTAATGGGACTTGAATTTCTTTTTGCTCTTTTTTCTTGTAAGTGCTCCAAGTTGAAACTATGAGACCAAAGTATCTAGTTTCGTTTTCCCTGTCCTGTTTAGAACTTTCGATTTAGTCGGTGTGTGATCAAGTGCTGGAGCGGGCCAGGCACCCCTAATGCCAACAATTATGTTTCTTCCATGAGAGGCACTTTTATCTTCTTCTATGAGAGACAGTAATGTCGTTTCTTTACCCTCCCCCCCATGCCCAATTCTGTGTGATGACCTTCGTAGTTATATTTCACTATAGTTCATAAACCATCTAAGTAACTATGTTCCAATTCCAACAGCTTCAGATGAAGGTGCATCCCTGATTTGTAGCTATTAACTCATCACGAACAAACGGAACTGAAAACCTTAGCCCTCATCTGTGGGATCTTCGTCTCTCTCTGAACCTGATTGCTTTTTCTAGCATCTTTTCAAGATTCTGTGTCAAAATCAAAGGTAGTTGCCTTGCCTCTACCAGTACCAAACAGATAGTGTAATTGCAGTATGAGTAGAGTTAAGAATTTCACGGACATGTTTACAGAATAGTGATAGTTTTTTCCAGTAGATAAGCATGTCAGGGATAGTCTGAGCCGGTGCTTGTTAAGGTTAGCACTTAACACATGCATTTTAGCTAGAATTAATGTAATTGTATTGATGTTTAGGCTTTCACTTTATACAACCTTTTGTTGCTTTAACCTATTTCCTTTCACACTCCCTGCTTATTTCCTGGCTTCCTACTTTTGTTGGATTGATTGGTTATCTACTGCTTTCCGCAGGCAACTCCCATTGTCAGTGTGTACTCCACTGAATAATGTGAAATATATTGCCTGCTAAAACCTTGCATACCCATTGTGCTGCTCTTCTCCCTCTTGCTAGTAACGACCTACAGTTAGATCATTACTCCTTGGACAGAATTTTGTTAGCTCTGCACTAGTCCTTTATAAATATGGTTACCACTGTTCATGTGAAGTTCTTAAAAGTCTTCTGTAGAGTCAACTTTTCAGTaagatatactccctccgttcctaaatacttgtctttctaggcatttcaacaagtgactacatacggaataaaatgagtgaatctacactctaaaatatgtctacatacatccgtatgtgatatttatttgaaatgcctagaaagacaagtatttaggaacggagggagtatgtactAATTTGGAGAATCTTTGCTGTTTTTGTGTAACCATCTGTCTTACGAGGAGGCGACAAGAAGCAGTCTTTCTTTTATCGTGTGTTGGTACTCTATTCTGCAAATTCAAATAAACTGTGGTTCAGTCACATGAAACCTCAGATTTGATGTTAGCAACTTTTTCAGAGATCAGATGGGTATTTTTTTAGAGAAGGAGGATCACCCAAAGCCTCTACACCTGAgtgatgcatgcagccattttattaatCATTCACAAAAGACCTTACAAAAAAATACAACAGTAAGTCTAAAACCACACCGTCTAGGCGACAActgccgctactcctatccaggtgatgaagggatgttgatagtccgggcctaataccacagacatcgcagccaaacctaacatctaagacccgAGGCCCCAACCAAGCCACATGTCCGGTATGGGGCACACACCGGTTCGACGCGCTCttagaggccgccgccgccaactgtCGCTactccatcttcagagctgtaccGACGCATCATCCTTGCCCGATCTAACTGCCGTCAGCGCCACCACGACGCCCAATGGCACCACCACCCTACGCGCGAACTGCTGAGCACGTCGCGGTCGTCGCCGGTACACCTCAGCACCATGCCGCCAAGTACCACcagccgacacagcttgaagtCTCTGAGAGATccgtcgtgcgtagcacctgccgactaggtatgacaaagcgtagcacctgtcggccAGGCATGACTTCACATCTtcaccgaagctccgtgcaagacgaagccgctccacctcctgcctctgactACCAGCactgctccacaaacgatgctcccaagagagaaacgcCACCATAGTGCCGCCATTGTCCGATCTGGAagaccagatcctagggtttcccccagaGCAGTACGAGTGGGTCGACATAAGTCACACGATGATGCCCTCATCAAGGTAATGACGtagaacgccgccatcgcccgccgcCGGCTCTGTTTTCACCGGCAACTATGTCTCACCGACTCGCAGCCAGTACTGCATCACGGATCTGGAGATCCGAACACCCAGCCTCAGGCCGACCACCTCTGACGGAAGAGATGACCACCACCGCCGGTCGCATCGGTCAGAACAGATCTGGTCGGAGGTGCCACCGACGAGGCCACCAGGCcccccacgccgccgccgccgatttGAAGGCGGTATGCACGACACCGCAGCCTAGCTGGCCGTCGCCGCCACCGGCCGAAAAGGCCAGCCGCTGCACCCGCAACCCATGTCGCCGTCCATGGTTGGGCCGCCTGCCGCACCTAGCCaccgccgtccgaggacgggccGGCCGCCCGCCACCTGCCGCAGCCATCCGCCGCGCCGCAGAACCCAGATCAGCCGCGCCGCCACACGCCAAGGATCCCGCCCCAACCCGGAGACGCGTGAGAGAGGAGATCCCCGCCACCGCCATGGGCCCCCGGGCTTAGCCCGGCGGCGGcaaaggaagaggaggagggagttcgcggcagcggcggctaggtttctTGGCTCCGCCCGAGTCGCCCTAGGGGGTGAAGCGGACACTATGTAGTGTGCTGTTTTTAGCATGTGTGCTTCTGCCTGTACCCACCCCTCCAGGCAACAGCCTTGAGGGTGTGTCTTTGTATCGCAGGTTTGGTTATCGTTGCCGGCTTCTATCAGTTTTCTTAGCAACTTTTCTGTTAGTTCCGTAGGATAGTTTGTTTTGCTTTTCCAAAGGGCATCTAGACCGGGCAAAAAGTGAGCCCCTAAATCCAAGGAGTGGCCGGTCATTCCTCAAGTATCCGCGTCCACAACAATCTCCCTCCTAGCAAATCCTCAAATCCATACAATATCATGCAGATTCTTAGACCATGAAAACTTctgatctattcatcttcaatcatggcagtacaacgaacaccagaaataaaaGATTTACATCCAGATTCTTAGACCATTAGCGACGATTACAAACACTGAAGCGAGCGAAGGCgtgccgccgtcatcgcccctccctcgccggagctgtgcaaaacttgttgtagtagaccgTCGGAAAGtctcgtgctaaggccccataggaccagcgtaCCAGAACAGCAATCGCCGCTGATGAAGTGTAGCGTAGATCGGAAGAATCCAACCTGGAAACAGACGAACGGAGACGAACGACAACCAAATCCGAGCAGATCCGATCTgtcggagacacacctccacacgcccatcgAGGATGCTAGGCACACCACCGGGATCATGCAACATACATTAAACATACATGCTATCGGACATCAAAATTTGACATGTTCTACTGCTGCCCTTGCCCTTGTTGTCTTTATCGTGGAAGCAGTGGTTCAAGATGTAATATGGATTGAGCCAGATCTACTCACTCCCGGAGTTGTCTGGTTTGTCACCCTCCTCCTCTTTGGGaaaggggaggggggggggggtccgacGAGGGCAAGAACCGCCGAGGTCTCCTCCTTTACGAGGGCATGCGCTATCCAGGCTTGCCACTTCGTGAGGATAAAGGCATAGTCACCCTCctctttgggggggggggggggggggtagtcgACGAGGGCACATGATGTCCTGGCTTGCCACTCCGCGAGGATAAAAACATAGTCACCCTCCTCCTCTTTGGGGGAGGGCAGTCCGACGAGGGCAAGAACCaccagggtttcctcctttacaAGAGGGCAGGGGTTGCGCCGTCGGCCTGAGCCATCCGATTGGGCGCGACGATACCTCTAGCCGACGCTCGCCATCTCTGGCTCTACCGCGGTCACGAGCCTCAAGCCGTCGGTGTGTGTCGGATCTAAGCGCCCCTTGTGCGGATGCAATGAATTCCCGTCGGAGCGACTCCAACTATAGAGTTGGGTTTCTCCCGGGACTAGCGAAGCGCCTGTCGAATGGCTagctcgtcctcgtcctcgcatGGGACGAGGTCCAAGTCGATGAATTCGAAGTTGTCGGACATGATATCCACTGCCCGTCATGCCGTAGAAGGTCAGAGATCGTCGCTTGGATTCTGTTTTGTGCTTGCCGTCGTGCCCTATCTCTATTCTCTACCTTGATGCTTTGTCCAAAACCGACTTACACGGATCAGAATTTCAGGAAACTGATGAATACCAAATGTGAGAAATTTAATAAGAAATCAAAATATATACACAACTTTCTATGGGGATCTCCTATAGGGCGCATAAGGCGCTGGGAACGGAGCGAGCACGCACCCCCCGCTCACCCTTCGCACcgaaatgggccggcccatctgcGGGTCGGACGCTGCCtgtctttttcttttccttttatttttttcttATTCTCAATAATTTCGGGTATCAAAAAGttttaaatttcagaaaaagTTGCTAATTTTGAATAAACAATTATGATCCCAAAAAAGtattcatgatttcaaaaaattGTTTGGGAATTCAAAAACTGTTCATGAAGTTGTAAAAAAATGGTCATGAATTTAAAAATGTTCgtgaaaaatgttcacgaatttgtaaagatgttcatgatttcaaaaaattATTATTAAATTAATGAAATGTCCATGattcaaaaaaaatgttcatgatttcaaaaaatgttctcgAATTCAATAACATGTTCATGATTTAAGAGAATGTTAACAAATTTCTAAAAATGTTCAACatatcaaaaaaatgttcacgataTCAAAATAATGCTCGTGagttttagaaaatgttcacaatttcgaaaaaatgttcatgaatgcTAAAACTTTCAGataaaatgttcacgaatttagaaaaatgttcatgatttagaAACAAATCACggttttgaaaaaatgttcgtgagttttaaaaaatgttcacggtTTGAAAGAAATGTTCATGATTAAATAGAAATCTTCACGAATTTGCAAAATCAAAATCTCAATTTTTTTAAAATcatgtgtttaaaaaatgttcatcactAATAAAGAGAACGAATTTAAAAGATCTTTGCAAATTAAAAAACAAGAATAAAAATGATaacataaaaataaaagaaaacagaaagatgatcaaaaaagaaaaagaacaaatcgagaaaaggaaaagaaagaaaaaactgaaagaaaaaataaaacaaaaactgAAAACCCGGTTCagggaaggttctagaaccttcccaaaaCCGGTTGGGGTGAAACCACCGAATCGGCCGGCCCATAGAAACAACAATGCGCGAGGGGGTACACGCTATGTCGGTTGGCATCGACCTACGCGCTATATAGGAAGTACCAAATGTGGCGCCCCTACGTGCCCGGCGGGCCGGCCCGATTAGCACCTCGGTCGTGCTTGGGCCGCACGCTGCAGTACTCGGGCAGGCATGGCACGACCTGTCTAATAATCGTGCCCCTGCGGGGCGTGCTGTGCCAGGCACAATTATAATGGGCCGGTCCGTGCTGGCCCGTTTGACCAGCTCTGACACTACCTACCCCGCCCCATCACCACCTCATTCCCCACTCGGAGTACCCAGTCCTAAaggcaccccgccgccgccggcggccatCGAGGTTTCCTCCTTTACAAGAGGGCATCCTCGGTTTAACACGGTGTGTGACTCGGCCTCCGCCGAATGTCGTGCCTTCTCCCTTCCATGGGGGCATGTAGGTCCTCTACTATCCGTGTTCGTGTCGTTTGGTGGCATTGACCTCAGACTCTGAGCCTGAAGTCGCAGGAGACGAGGCTCCACCGAAGGGGTTGTGTCGTCGGCCCGGGCCATCCAATTGGGCGCGTCGATATCTCTGGCTGTACTGCCGTCACGAGCCTCAAGCCGTCGGTGTGCGTCGGATCTAAGCGCCACTTGTGCGGATGCAATGAATTCCCGTCGGAGCAACTCCAACTATAGAGCTAGGTTTCCTCTCGAGACCGGCGAAGCGCCTGTTGAATGGCTAGCTCCTCCTCGTCCCCGCATGGGACGAGGTCCAAGTCGATGAATTCAAAGTTGTCAGACATGAGATCCACTGCCCGTCATGCTGTAGAAGGCTGGAGATCGTCTCTTGGACTCTGTGATGTGCTTGCCGCCATGCCCTATCTCTATTATCTACCTTGATGCTTTGTCCAAAACCGACTTACACGTATTAGAATTTCTGGCAACCGATGAATACCAAATGTGAAAATTTTAATAAGAAATCGAAATATATACACAACTTTGTATGGGAAGTACCGAATGTGGCGCCCCCACTATCCATCCAAAGCTGGCCAAACGGGCCGTGCCTGGCATGCCGGCCTCGGTCGTGCCTGGGCTGCAGCACTCGGGCCGGCACTGCACGGCCCGTCTAATAATCGTGCCAGGCACACAATTACGACGAGCCGGGCCGTGCTGGCCCGTTTGACCAGCCCCGCCCCGCCCCATCACCACCACCTCATTCCCCACTCCGAGCCCCCAATCCTGAAGGcaccccccgccgccgccgccgccgccggccatctcCCGCCGCAACCCTACCAATTCCAGCCGCCATTCCTTACCAAGAAACGTAGCCAGCGCTCGCCCCGTACACACGGCATGGAGGAGCCGATGTCCACGCTCACCCACGACCTAATCGCGGAGATCCTCTGTCGCGTGCCCTACAAATCGCTCTGCATCTGCAAGTGCGTGTGCCCGGCCTGGCGCGGCATCATCGCCGACCCCGCGCACCGGAAGAAGATGGCGCAGACCCTGGCCGGCTTCCTCTACCGCATCACGGCCGATTCCGCCGAGCCCCGCGGCCACGCCGTCAACTACGCCGACCTGTCCGCCTTCCCTTGGGCGAGCGTCGCCGAGACCTACCCGCTCCTGCCGCTGCCGCCCGACAGCACGGACTGCTTCGTCTCTCTTGAGGATTCATGCGATGGATTGTTTCTCACAAGCATCCGCACGGGCACCCCTGCTGCTGCTGGAACATCTCGCTACATGGTCTCCAATCCAGCTACCGGTGAGTATATTGTGCTGCCTCACTCTGGCTACGCGGGCGACTGCTGTCGCGCTTACCTGGGTTTCGACAGTGGCGTGTCCACTCAAGAGTTTCATCTGTTCGAATTTGTGCTGGAACAATCCCAATCCCTGGTTGTGCGACGAGTGAACATTTACTCTTCAAAATCTGGTGTGTGGGTATCAATGAAAAGCCAATGGGACAGCGAAGTTAGCCTGTGCTGGGGTCAACCAGGTGTTTTCCATAAGGGGTGTCTGCACTTGCTCATACGTCAGCGTGGGTTGGCAATAGTTGATGCACAAGGGCTAAGATGGAGAATCATTCCACTGCCAATATCAGTTGATCCGAGTTTCGCGGGTTTCATCGGAAAGTCTGCAGGACAGCTATTTTATATCGACTCCGACGATACGGAAGGATATGACTCGAACACATTTTCGACCATATCAGTTTACGTTCTTGGTGCTGAGATCTATCAGTGGGATGGGACTCACCTGGATGACAAATGCATGCATTGGAAATTGTTGCGCAAGCTTTCAAATGTAGCTCCAAATGTGATGTTTCAGCTCGGCTTCGACCTTGAAGTCATTGGAGTACATCCACATGCCAACATAATATTCTTTATAGCTCATTGGAACAATGAACTGATTGCATACGATCTGGATCATCATGAGAGCACAGTTGTATATCATGTTGAGCCTAACTACCAGAAGTTTAGGCCTTTTTTCTCTTATGTGCCCTTGTTTTCCCGTCTACCACTGGATGGAGGAATACGGTTGGCAACTCCAAATTGATGAAAGTTCTGCTGATTAGAAGTTGGGCAGTCATCAGTGAGGTGCTCTGTTGTGAGAGTATTCTTCACAAAGATTTTCGAATAGAGATGTTGTTGTTTTTTAAAACACCAACTTCAGTTTTCAGTTTGATCTGTAGTTCTGTACTCATTTTCATATCTAGGTCTGTCTCTTGCTGCATGTTGGTACGAGTTGTAGTATGTTGACTATGCCATTTCATGTGCAACAAGTAGAGCTGTATGAGACTTTAGTGTGTTCTATTTTGACATGTACCTGGTATCTCTATTAGAATATTATGTTCTGCTATGAAAAAGGCATAATCTGATATGTGCACACATAATCTGCAGTGGTCGGTTCTATCTAGGTGTTTGCATTGCTAAGATTTACTTGGTCTTTTTTTTTGCTTTGATGTTAGATTCATAGAAGTTTTCAGAGATGAGCAGCATATATGTGATCATGCTATCTTAAAGGGCTGAGAAAATGTCAAATGTTGATGATTCATAATTCTAGCTGGTTTATCAGAAAGTGATCATAATCTTCTAATGGGACTTGAACAATTTCTTGCTCTTTTTTTCTTCTAATGGCTCCAAATTGAAACTATGACTAGAGTTCTAGTTTCGTTTCGTTTTCCCTGCCCTCATTACTCCATTAGAACTTTCAGTTTAGTTGGTTTGTGATCAATTGGTGGAGTGGGCTCCGGGCTAGCCCCCCTCCTGACGCCGCGACAATTATGTTTCTATACCTTCCTCTGTAATTAACTATGTTCCAGTTCCGACAGTTTCACTCATCACCAACCAACGAAATTGAAAACCATCTGTGGGATCTTCGTTTCTCTCCAGACCTGATTGCTTTTTGTATTAAGTTTTCAAGATTCTGTGCGCAAAATCAAAAGTCCTAGTCCTGCTTTTTTGGGCTTGCCTTGCCTCTACCAGTGTCTGTAGTCTACTGATCACTCAGTTGTAGAGTAAAACTAACCATTTTAGGGACGTAGCTAGCAGAACAATGATAGAATTTTTTTTCCAGTAGATAAGCATGTCAGGGATACTATGAAACTTTTTGATCCAGTGCTTGTTAAGTTTAGCACTTAGTACATGCATTTTTAGCTAGAGTTAATGTAATTGTATTGATGTTTAAGCTATCACTTTGTAGACCTTTTGTTGGTCTAACCTATGTCCTTTCATACTCACTGCTTCTGTCCTGGCCTCCTGCCTTTATTAATTAAGGTTGGACTACTTTTGTTGCATCGATTGGTTATATACTGCTCTTCGCATGTAACTTCTATTGTCAATGTGTGTTCCGCTGAATAAtgtgaagcatatcacctactaAAACCTTGCATACCCATTGAACTGTTCTACTATCTCTTACTAGTAATTACCTACGGTTATATCCTTACTCCTTGACATAATTTTGTTAGCTCTACACCACTTGCTGGTAGGTCAGTTTGG
This sequence is a window from Aegilops tauschii subsp. strangulata cultivar AL8/78 chromosome 7, Aet v6.0, whole genome shotgun sequence. Protein-coding genes within it:
- the LOC123494993 gene encoding putative F-box/kelch-repeat protein At3g17280 is translated as MAEPMSRLTNDLIAEILSRVPYKSLCICKCVCPAWRGIIADPANRNKMAQTLAGFFYRINDEATAEPRGFDGVKYADVSAFPWSRLPLPPDSVDSFLSLEDSCDGLFLISIHMGALAGNFRYMVSNPATSEYALLPHSGYAGDCCRPYLGFDSDVSTQEFHVFQFELEKWVASGVKIYSSKTGVGTAKI
- the LOC123494994 gene encoding putative F-box/kelch-repeat protein At3g17540, yielding MEEPMSTLTHDLIAEILCRVPYKSLCICKCVCPAWRGIIADPAHRKKMAQTLAGFLYRITADSAEPRGHAVNYADLSAFPWASVAETYPLLPLPPDSTDCFVSLEDSCDGLFLTSIRTGTPAAAGTSRYMVSNPATGEYIVLPHSGYAGDCCRAYLGFDSGVSTQEFHLFEFVLEQSQSLVVRRVNIYSSKSGVWVSMKSQWDSEVSLCWGQPGVFHKGCLHLLIRQRGLAIVDAQGLRWRIIPLPISVDPSFAGFIGKSAGQLFYIDSDDTEGYDSNTFSTISVYVLGAEIYQWDGTHLDDKCMHWKLLRKLSNVAPNVMFQLGFDLEVIGVHPHANIIFFIAHWNNELIAYDLDHHESTVVYHVEPNYQKFRPFFSYVPLFSRLPLDGGIRLATPN